A single region of the Halopiger xanaduensis SH-6 genome encodes:
- a CDS encoding LEA type 2 family protein: protein MIRRVLSVVLVLSVCSAGALGGLYAAGVVGLPDAGLADNEWGEVSDERIEVISTVWIDNPNPGIELDDVTLEYDLSMNDVDLANGSVDGVAVPSGNSTTEIRTDMRYQQLPSWWASHVRNDEVSALEADVTAHASLGPFSGSPSYTHEDEIETDLETMIEESLAAQEGEHSLSPVRTGSGPQQELVEPTVEIRDTDAEWGEVTENRTELHLTFEVHNPNAYPLPTPALTGEMEFNDRMVAQWDAHEVELLDAASDTTIPPQGTREITFVAEMENDDIVSWFATHVDNEEFTDAEMRAQLAMTINGETVTIPEDGDAIRCNYDMRTAIFVDQEAGLENRSCEVMPWATPDGDALEDSGGGLDLTDWDGNESDDSNTIESDENDSDEPLWVGI from the coding sequence ATGATCAGGAGAGTGCTGTCGGTCGTCCTCGTCCTCAGCGTCTGTTCCGCCGGCGCGCTCGGCGGACTGTACGCCGCCGGCGTCGTCGGCCTCCCAGACGCCGGCCTCGCGGACAACGAGTGGGGCGAGGTAAGCGACGAACGGATCGAGGTGATCTCGACGGTCTGGATCGACAACCCGAATCCGGGGATCGAACTCGACGACGTGACCCTCGAGTACGACCTCTCGATGAACGACGTCGACCTCGCGAACGGATCGGTCGACGGGGTTGCGGTGCCTTCGGGCAACTCGACGACCGAGATTCGGACGGACATGCGGTACCAGCAATTGCCGTCGTGGTGGGCCTCCCACGTCCGGAACGACGAGGTGAGCGCCCTCGAGGCCGACGTGACGGCCCACGCCAGCCTCGGCCCGTTCTCCGGGTCGCCCTCCTACACCCACGAAGACGAGATCGAGACGGACCTCGAGACGATGATCGAGGAGTCGCTGGCGGCACAGGAGGGCGAGCACTCGCTGTCGCCGGTACGGACCGGCTCCGGCCCGCAGCAGGAGTTGGTCGAGCCGACCGTCGAAATCCGCGACACCGACGCCGAGTGGGGCGAGGTCACCGAGAACCGGACCGAACTGCACCTCACGTTCGAGGTGCACAACCCGAACGCCTACCCGCTGCCGACGCCCGCGCTGACGGGCGAGATGGAGTTCAACGACCGGATGGTCGCCCAGTGGGACGCCCACGAGGTCGAGTTGCTCGACGCGGCCTCCGACACGACGATTCCGCCGCAGGGAACCCGCGAGATCACGTTCGTCGCCGAAATGGAGAACGACGACATCGTCTCGTGGTTCGCGACCCACGTCGACAACGAGGAGTTCACCGACGCCGAGATGCGCGCCCAACTCGCGATGACCATCAACGGCGAGACGGTGACGATTCCCGAGGACGGCGACGCGATCCGCTGTAACTACGACATGCGGACCGCCATCTTCGTCGACCAGGAGGCCGGCCTCGAGAACCGAAGCTGCGAGGTCATGCCGTGGGCGACGCCCGACGGCGACGCGCTCGAGGACTCCGGCGGCGGACTCGATCTGACCGACTGGGACGGCAACGAGAGCGACGATTCGAACACCATCGAATCGGACGAGAACGATTCCGACGAACCGCTCTGGGTCGGGATTTAA
- the cgi121 gene encoding KEOPS complex subunit Cgi121, whose product MELLECRLEIDDLDSFVTAINEIGDKHDVTIQAFDARYVADRRHVERAVELADRAIDRGENVARNRAVEILLYAAGRRQIDRALAMGVDEGENRAVVLVDSQSGRGSGGNESAAIADLADLEAFVERTPTLESPDEATLCEFFEITDAEREATDASLAALVRERVALLEVEK is encoded by the coding sequence ATGGAGCTACTCGAATGCCGCCTCGAAATCGACGACCTCGATTCGTTCGTCACTGCGATCAACGAGATCGGCGACAAACACGACGTCACGATCCAGGCGTTCGACGCCCGCTACGTCGCCGACCGCAGGCACGTAGAGCGGGCCGTCGAACTGGCCGATCGGGCCATCGACCGCGGCGAGAACGTCGCCCGGAACCGCGCGGTCGAGATCCTGCTGTACGCCGCCGGCCGCCGACAGATCGACCGCGCGCTCGCAATGGGCGTCGACGAGGGCGAGAACCGGGCGGTCGTGCTGGTCGATAGCCAGTCCGGCCGCGGTAGCGGCGGGAACGAATCCGCCGCAATCGCCGACCTCGCCGACCTCGAGGCGTTCGTCGAACGAACGCCGACGCTCGAGTCGCCGGACGAGGCGACGCTGTGCGAATTCTTCGAGATCACCGACGCCGAACGCGAGGCGACGGACGCGTCGCTCGCGGCGCTGGTCCGCGAGCGGGTCGCGCTGCTCGAGGTCGAGAAGTAG
- a CDS encoding ATP-dependent DNA helicase — MNVEELSGLPPGAVSHFRDQGIEELYPPQAEAVEAGATEGDSLVAAVPTASGKTMIAALSMLSAVQRGGKALYIVPLRALASEKKAEFEAYEEFGVTAGVATGNYESTSDWLATKDIVVATSEKVDSLVRNGADWLSDLTCVVSDEVHLIDDRNRGPTLEVTLAKLRKLNPDLQTVALSATVGNADEIADWLDAELVETDWRPIDLRMGVHYGNALNFDDGSTREVPVEGSEKQEAALVRDILQEGGSSLVFVNSRRNAEAAARRLGKVASRELTPEEEDQLAELAEEIRDDSDTETSKDLADCVERGSAFHHAGLSSTQRSIVEDAFRDRLLKVISATPTLAAGVNTPARRVIVRDWRRFDPSAGGMAPLDVLEVHQMMGRAGRPGLDPYGEAVLLAKNHDESQELFDRYVWADPEPVRSKLAAEPALRTHVLATIASGFARTREGLLEFLEATLYASQSSEPGRLERVADDVLDYLERNDFIERSGGASDAGAGDGAFTSAADLAEQNDREEELEATSLGHTVSRLYLDPMSAAEIVHGLESADDRPTALGLYQLVSRTPDMYELYLRSGEDEKFGELYYEREAELLGDAPSEFEEERFEDWLAALKTGKLLEDWAEEDDEERITERYKIGPGDLRGKVDTAEWLLGAAESLAREIDSEWTVAVREARARVEHGVGDELLELVSVGGVGRKRARRLYEAGIEEPADLRNADKGVILNVLKGKKTAENILENAGREDPSMDEVEPASGDAGGTTGDSSAGDEPNANDAETAESADADESQSSLGDF; from the coding sequence ATGAACGTCGAGGAGCTGTCCGGGCTCCCACCCGGTGCCGTCTCCCACTTTCGGGACCAGGGTATCGAGGAGCTCTACCCGCCACAGGCCGAGGCCGTCGAGGCCGGCGCGACGGAGGGCGACAGCCTCGTCGCCGCGGTGCCGACCGCCAGCGGCAAGACGATGATCGCCGCCCTCTCGATGCTGTCGGCGGTCCAGCGCGGCGGGAAGGCGCTGTACATCGTCCCGCTGCGGGCCCTGGCCAGCGAGAAGAAGGCGGAGTTCGAAGCCTACGAGGAGTTCGGCGTGACCGCGGGCGTCGCGACCGGCAACTACGAGTCGACCAGCGACTGGCTCGCCACGAAGGACATCGTCGTCGCCACCAGCGAGAAGGTCGACTCGCTCGTGCGAAACGGCGCGGACTGGCTCTCCGATCTGACCTGCGTCGTCAGCGATGAGGTCCACCTCATCGACGACCGGAATCGGGGGCCGACGCTCGAGGTGACCCTCGCCAAACTCCGCAAGCTCAACCCCGATCTGCAGACGGTCGCGCTGTCGGCAACGGTCGGCAACGCCGACGAAATCGCCGACTGGCTCGACGCCGAACTGGTCGAGACCGACTGGCGGCCGATCGACCTCCGGATGGGCGTCCACTACGGGAACGCGCTGAACTTCGACGACGGATCGACCAGAGAAGTGCCCGTCGAGGGCTCGGAGAAGCAGGAGGCCGCGCTCGTCCGGGACATTCTGCAGGAGGGGGGCTCCTCGCTTGTGTTCGTCAACTCGCGGCGCAACGCCGAAGCCGCCGCCCGCCGGCTAGGAAAAGTTGCGAGCCGCGAACTCACACCCGAAGAGGAGGACCAACTCGCCGAGTTAGCCGAGGAGATTCGGGACGACAGCGACACAGAGACCAGCAAGGACCTGGCCGACTGCGTCGAGCGCGGCTCGGCCTTCCACCACGCCGGGCTCTCTTCCACGCAGCGATCGATCGTCGAGGACGCCTTCCGCGACCGCCTGCTGAAGGTGATCTCGGCGACGCCGACGCTCGCGGCCGGCGTCAACACGCCCGCTCGCCGCGTCATCGTCCGCGACTGGCGGCGGTTCGACCCCAGCGCCGGCGGGATGGCCCCGCTGGACGTCCTCGAGGTCCACCAGATGATGGGCCGGGCGGGGCGGCCGGGACTGGATCCCTACGGCGAGGCCGTCCTGCTGGCGAAGAACCACGACGAGAGTCAGGAGCTGTTCGACCGGTACGTCTGGGCCGACCCGGAGCCGGTGCGCTCGAAGCTGGCGGCCGAACCCGCCCTGCGGACGCACGTGCTGGCGACCATCGCGTCCGGGTTCGCCCGCACCCGCGAGGGCCTGCTCGAGTTCCTCGAGGCGACGCTGTACGCGAGCCAGTCCAGCGAGCCGGGGCGGCTCGAACGCGTCGCCGACGACGTGCTGGACTATCTCGAGCGGAACGACTTTATCGAGCGCTCCGGCGGTGCGAGCGACGCGGGCGCCGGCGACGGTGCGTTCACCTCTGCGGCCGATCTCGCCGAGCAAAACGACAGGGAGGAGGAACTCGAGGCCACCAGCCTCGGTCACACCGTCTCGCGGCTCTACCTCGATCCGATGAGCGCCGCCGAGATCGTTCACGGCCTCGAGAGCGCCGACGACCGGCCGACCGCGCTGGGACTCTACCAACTGGTCTCGCGCACGCCGGACATGTACGAACTCTACCTCCGATCGGGCGAGGACGAGAAGTTCGGGGAGCTCTACTACGAACGAGAAGCCGAACTGCTCGGCGACGCGCCCAGCGAGTTCGAAGAGGAGCGCTTCGAGGACTGGCTCGCCGCCCTCAAGACGGGGAAGCTGCTCGAGGACTGGGCCGAAGAAGACGACGAGGAGCGCATCACCGAGCGGTACAAGATCGGCCCCGGCGACCTGCGCGGGAAGGTCGACACCGCCGAGTGGCTGCTCGGGGCCGCCGAGTCGCTCGCGCGGGAGATCGACAGCGAGTGGACCGTCGCGGTCCGGGAGGCCCGCGCCCGCGTCGAACACGGCGTCGGCGACGAACTACTCGAGCTCGTCTCGGTCGGCGGCGTCGGCCGCAAGCGCGCCCGCCGGCTCTACGAGGCCGGCATCGAGGAGCCCGCGGACCTCCGGAACGCCGACAAGGGCGTCATCTTGAACGTACTCAAGGGGAAGAAAACGGCCGAGAACATCCTCGAGAACGCCGGTCGCGAGGACCCGTCGATGGACGAGGTCGAGCCGGCGAGCGGGGACGCCGGCGGGACGACCGGCGACTCGAGTGCTGGGGACGAACCGAACGCCAACGACGCCGAGACGGCCGAATCGGCCGACGCCGACGAGAGCCAGTCCAGCCTGGGTGATTTCTGA